GGGAGCAGCGTCATGGCCTCGGTGATGTGGACGACCAGGTCCTCGATGGAGCGGATCATGTCGCTCGTCCGACCCAGCTGGCGTTGCTCACCGTTGACCGTGCACTGGATGGTGACGTCGGCGGGGTCGAGGTCGGTCTCCACCCAGGGGCCCAGCGGGCAGGAGGTGTCGAAGCCCTTGGCGCGGGCCCACTGCTTCTCGCGCTTCTGGACGTCGCGGGCGGTGACGTCGTTGGCACAGGTGTAGCCGAAGATGACGTCCTTGACCCGCTCGCGGGGCACCTCGCGGCACATGCGGCCGATGACCACGGCCAGTTCGGCCTCGTGGTGCAGCTCGTCGGAGAAGGAGGGGTACTCGATGGCGTCACCGGAGCCGATCACCGAGGTGGTGGGCTTGAAGAAGGTGATCGGCGCCTCGGGGACCTCGTTGCCGAGTTCGGCGGCGTGCTCCGCGTAGTTGCGGCCGATGGCCACGACCTTGTTGGGGAGCACGGGCGGCAGGAGCCGTACCTTGTCGAGGGGGACCTTCGTCCCGCTGAGCTCGAAGTCGGTGTACGGGATGCCCTTGATGATGTCGAGAACGAGGCCGTCCTGGCCCTCGCCCTCGACGGCGCCGAAGGCGACATTGCCGTCGATGGAGAATCTGGCGATGCGCACGAGTGCTGTCGCCCCTCACTGAAGCTGGCTGGAGTCTGACGCTCCAGGCTAGCGCGGCGAGCGGGACGGCCCGCCGTATTACCCGGCGGGAAGGGGTAGGGCTCGGCGGCGGTTACTCCGCGACGGCGGCGACCGGCGCGTCCATCAGGACGGTGCGGCGCGGGTTCGCGGTCTGGGTGGGGAGTTCGACGGTGTGCTCGGGCTGGGCGCCCCGCTCCAGCAGCTCGGCGTCCTCCAGGTGCGCCAGCGTGGTGCGGCGGGGGTTGGCGGTGGTGCGCAGGAGCATCGTCGTCTTCATCGCGGGCGTCAGACCTCTACAGAGCGGCGGAGTTTGTAAAGCGTCAGGCTAAACACTCGATCCCCTTCGAATGCATGGAAGACGCAACGATCTACGTGTGAGTTTGCTCACCACTCGCAGGGCAATCCGGGCATTACACCCCATTGGTCAAGGCCAATGAAACGGACATTGCGTGCGTGAATCAGTCATTCCGCTCCTGATCATGGCGACTGGGACACTCGGCAACACTCGCCGCTTGGTAAGCAAAAGTCCGATTCCTCCGTGATCATCTTCTACATCGCGTGACATGATGTTCACGCGTTGTCATGCCTTTCGACACCACGGACACGGCTCTTGTTGGAGATCCGGCACTGTGCTGGAATTCCACGCACCGCCGCGGGTTTGAGACCGGCGCGCAGGGGGCGCTGTACAGCGCCGAGCGAGCGGCGGGGAAGGGGGAACTGCGCCGGTCGACGACGACCACCATGGGGTGCACTGTGTGCCCCAAGACGCCGACACCGTCCTGTCCCGTTCACGCGGGGGGACGCCTGGTCCAGAGGTTGCGACGCTAGTGCAGGGACGTTTCAAGAGGGATGGCAGCAGCGCGGCGGAACAGGAGCCGCGCGGCGGGACCGACCGCGGCTCCTCGCCCCAGCACGCTCAGAACCCGGGTCAGGGTCCGGCGGACGAGGGCGACACCGCGGCGCGCGGGAACACCGCCGGCGCTCCGGCGCCCGAACCCAAGAACCGGCCGAAGCCCAAGGGGCCTTCGGAAGCAGGTTCGCGAATAGCCCTGCGCAACTGGAGCATCTCCACGCGCCTGGTCGCGCTGCTCACGCTGCCCGTGGTCGCGGCCACCACCCTGGGCGGGATTCGTATCAACGAGTCCCTCCAGGACATGGAGCAGCTGGAGCACATGCAGCTGCTGACCAA
This sequence is a window from Streptomyces sp. HUAS YS2. Protein-coding genes within it:
- a CDS encoding fumarylacetoacetate hydrolase family protein; its protein translation is MRIARFSIDGNVAFGAVEGEGQDGLVLDIIKGIPYTDFELSGTKVPLDKVRLLPPVLPNKVVAIGRNYAEHAAELGNEVPEAPITFFKPTTSVIGSGDAIEYPSFSDELHHEAELAVVIGRMCREVPRERVKDVIFGYTCANDVTARDVQKREKQWARAKGFDTSCPLGPWVETDLDPADVTIQCTVNGEQRQLGRTSDMIRSIEDLVVHITEAMTLLPGDVILTGTPAGVGPLNVGDEVAVTIEGIGTLTNKVIKRG